The following are encoded together in the Gordonia insulae genome:
- the mftE gene encoding mycofactocin biosynthesis peptidyl-dipeptidase MftE — protein sequence MGRRAALGQLYWPELSGRSVTLLVPLGATEQHGPHLPLDTDSRIAAMVATRAAARLGADESSEGVAGPVDSLVLSAPGLNYGASGEHEGFPGTISLGHEALHLMLVEYGRSACRWADRVVFVNGHGGNGPTLVSAVERLRYEGRDIAWYPCAVPNSDAHAGHTETSVLLHFSPDDVTLAQAEAGNVAPIATLLPSMRTGGVAAVSPNGVLGDPVGATAEQGELMAEGVVTGLVDALRSWSVAANGRIG from the coding sequence ATGGGACGTCGGGCCGCGCTGGGACAGTTGTACTGGCCAGAATTGTCCGGACGATCGGTCACCCTCCTCGTCCCACTGGGCGCGACCGAACAGCACGGCCCTCATCTTCCGCTCGACACCGACAGTCGGATCGCCGCCATGGTGGCCACCCGCGCAGCGGCTCGTCTGGGCGCCGACGAGTCGTCGGAGGGTGTCGCCGGCCCGGTCGATTCGCTGGTCTTGTCGGCGCCCGGCCTGAACTACGGCGCGAGCGGCGAGCACGAGGGCTTCCCTGGCACCATCTCTCTCGGACATGAGGCACTGCATCTGATGTTGGTGGAGTACGGCCGCAGCGCTTGCCGCTGGGCCGATCGGGTGGTCTTCGTCAACGGCCACGGCGGAAACGGTCCGACGCTGGTCTCCGCGGTGGAGCGACTCCGCTACGAGGGCCGCGACATCGCCTGGTATCCGTGTGCCGTGCCGAACTCCGATGCCCATGCTGGTCACACCGAAACTTCTGTGCTGCTGCACTTTTCGCCCGACGACGTGACCCTCGCGCAGGCGGAGGCGGGCAATGTGGCGCCGATCGCGACCCTGCTGCCGTCGATGCGTACGGGTGGTGTGGCGGCGGTGAGTCCCAACGGGGTGCTGGGTGACCCGGTGGGGGCGACCGCGGAGCAGGGCGAGCTGATGGCCGAGGGTGTGGTGACCGGCTTGGTCGATGCGCTGCGTTCCTGGTCGGTCGCGGCGAACGGCCGGATCGGATGA
- the mftF gene encoding mycofactocin biosynthesis glycosyltransferase MftF (Members of this protein family, MftF, are glycosyltransferases, members of PF00535 (glycosyl transferase family 2). The encoding gene is found as part of the mycofactocin cassette, in Mycobacterium tuberculosis, many other Actinobacteria, and occasional members of other lineages. Mycofactocin itself, a putative redox carrier, is a heavily modified derivative of the C-terminal Val-Tyr dipeptide of the mycofactocin precursor MftA (TIGR03969).), protein MTAVEREPEAAAVIDHALPDGFQVQIDMRCARNRDLRYLVGGSPTRMLRLTDAALGMTSAEGRIEVCDSATRSLARRLLDSGIANPRPMFGPRPDAVTVVVPVRGNQAGVDRLLHAVAGTKVIVVDDGSAEPIRVSGPDVSLIRFDENRGPSAARNAGAAAATTDFVAFLDSDVVPPADWLTMLLGHFSDPAVAIVAPRIVGLRRGDHDPSMAERYENGYSSLDMGPEECSVVPGSRVPYVPSAAMLVRRTAFGGFDESLRVAEDVDLCWRTHKSGWRVRYDPVAHVSHDHRTDVRSVLDRRRYYGTGASYLADRHGGFAAPVVMSIPMAAAVVALLTRTKIGLAIALIIVGQIGMRLRRRLGELPEAPIVATQMTGRAVGFGLLQAAGAVCRHYWPVAVLLAIFSARFRRLVIEIAIAEGMVSWIRQVVAEPAAGPALGPVAYTLFRRLDDLAYGAGLWQGALHHRDFGALRPVLTR, encoded by the coding sequence ATGACCGCGGTGGAGCGCGAGCCCGAGGCCGCCGCGGTGATCGACCACGCCCTTCCCGACGGCTTCCAGGTGCAGATCGACATGCGCTGCGCACGCAACCGCGACCTGCGCTACCTGGTCGGGGGGTCGCCCACCCGGATGTTGCGCCTGACCGACGCGGCGCTCGGCATGACCTCCGCCGAGGGGCGCATCGAGGTGTGTGACTCGGCCACCCGCAGTCTTGCCCGTCGGTTGCTCGACAGCGGAATCGCCAACCCGCGCCCCATGTTCGGCCCGCGACCCGATGCGGTGACCGTCGTCGTCCCGGTGCGTGGCAACCAGGCAGGAGTCGACCGGCTCCTGCACGCCGTCGCCGGGACCAAGGTGATCGTCGTCGACGACGGCTCCGCGGAGCCGATCCGGGTGAGCGGCCCAGACGTCTCACTGATCCGCTTCGACGAGAACCGCGGCCCCTCGGCGGCACGCAACGCCGGTGCCGCCGCGGCGACCACCGACTTCGTCGCCTTCCTCGACTCGGACGTGGTCCCACCGGCCGACTGGCTGACCATGCTGCTCGGACACTTCTCCGATCCGGCGGTCGCGATCGTGGCGCCGCGTATCGTCGGACTGCGCCGCGGCGATCACGATCCGTCGATGGCCGAGCGGTACGAGAACGGCTACTCGTCTCTCGACATGGGCCCGGAGGAGTGCTCGGTGGTGCCCGGCAGTCGGGTACCGTATGTGCCCAGCGCGGCAATGCTGGTGCGGCGCACAGCTTTCGGTGGATTTGACGAGAGTCTTCGAGTGGCCGAGGACGTCGATCTGTGTTGGCGCACGCACAAGTCCGGGTGGCGGGTGCGCTACGACCCGGTGGCGCACGTCTCCCACGACCACCGCACCGACGTCCGTTCCGTGCTGGACCGTCGCCGCTACTACGGCACCGGCGCCTCGTACCTGGCGGACCGCCACGGCGGCTTCGCGGCGCCGGTGGTGATGTCGATCCCGATGGCCGCGGCGGTGGTCGCGCTACTCACCCGCACGAAGATCGGTCTGGCGATCGCCCTCATCATCGTCGGCCAGATCGGGATGCGCCTGCGACGCCGCCTGGGCGAGCTCCCGGAGGCGCCCATCGTGGCGACACAGATGACCGGCCGGGCCGTCGGATTCGGGCTGCTGCAGGCAGCCGGAGCCGTCTGTCGGCACTACTGGCCGGTGGCCGTGCTGCTCGCCATCTTCTCCGCGCGTTTCCGCCGCCTCGTCATCGAGATCGCGATCGCGGAGGGGATGGTCTCCTGGATTCGGCAGGTGGTCGCCGAACCTGCGGCCGGGCCGGCACTGGGGCCGGTGGCCTACACCCTGTTCCGTCGGCTCGACGACCTCGCGTACGGCGCCGGGCTGTGGCAGGGGGCGTTGCACCATCGCGACTTCGGTGCGCTGCGTCCCGTTCTCACCAGGTAG
- the mftG gene encoding mycofactocin system GMC family oxidoreductase MftG — protein sequence MTAADLPTAVDVVIVGAGSAGCVLAERLSRNPDRSVLLLDRGPAGWPSPTVRDLHSLPITADSPYALAYTEASGLGIVRGRGLGGSSSVNGGYFLRWHADDFAGWPTGWHPDDIDHAYRELDGPGGTMNVSAFGDDELAAVVPRFEEYWSRTLPVRPHDEPWPVVGVNRVRSNREGTMRRTAAEAYLRAALNRPNLIVRADAEVDALVSSGRTVSGVQVGEDVVGCGEVLLSAGTLGTASILLRSGLDVLAGADELPVHEHREVLVHYRRRVEDRRTPLLQSVVHTDDGLEIRCYSDDMARYIAGLPPVGPAVGVAEMRPGAPGAIRMTTAGPIIDLGVVEGLEAARLDRGVGEVLEMLRSATFADLLESDSVAVDPVVRTSQHAWGSMPMGTRTDWLGAVVGMHGLRIVDGSILPTGGSSGPHATIMMVACAIGDRLARA from the coding sequence ATGACGGCTGCCGATCTGCCGACCGCGGTCGACGTGGTGATCGTCGGGGCGGGCAGCGCGGGCTGTGTCCTCGCTGAACGGTTGTCGCGCAACCCTGATCGGTCGGTCCTACTGCTGGACCGGGGGCCGGCCGGATGGCCGTCACCGACGGTCCGGGACCTCCACTCGCTGCCGATCACGGCCGACTCGCCGTACGCACTTGCCTACACCGAGGCGTCCGGCCTCGGGATCGTCCGCGGGCGTGGTCTCGGCGGATCGTCGTCGGTCAACGGCGGATACTTTTTGCGCTGGCACGCCGACGACTTCGCCGGGTGGCCGACCGGGTGGCACCCCGACGACATCGACCACGCCTATCGGGAACTCGACGGACCCGGCGGCACCATGAACGTCTCCGCGTTCGGCGACGACGAGCTGGCCGCGGTGGTCCCGAGGTTCGAGGAGTACTGGAGCCGGACACTCCCGGTGCGGCCGCACGATGAGCCGTGGCCGGTGGTGGGCGTCAACCGGGTCCGGTCCAACCGTGAGGGCACCATGCGGCGGACCGCGGCCGAGGCCTACCTGCGGGCGGCGCTGAACCGGCCCAACCTGATCGTCCGCGCCGACGCCGAGGTCGACGCGCTGGTCTCGAGCGGCCGGACCGTGAGCGGTGTGCAGGTGGGCGAGGACGTGGTCGGCTGCGGCGAGGTGCTGCTGTCGGCGGGCACCCTGGGCACCGCGTCGATCCTGCTGCGGTCCGGGCTCGATGTACTCGCCGGGGCCGACGAACTCCCCGTGCACGAGCACCGCGAGGTGCTGGTGCACTACCGGCGGCGCGTGGAGGATCGCCGGACGCCGTTGTTGCAGTCAGTGGTGCACACCGATGATGGACTCGAAATACGTTGTTACAGTGACGATATGGCGCGGTATATCGCGGGCTTGCCGCCGGTCGGGCCCGCGGTCGGGGTCGCCGAGATGCGGCCGGGCGCGCCCGGGGCGATACGGATGACCACGGCCGGACCCATCATCGACCTCGGTGTGGTGGAAGGTCTCGAGGCGGCCAGGCTCGACCGTGGCGTGGGCGAGGTCCTCGAGATGTTGCGATCGGCGACGTTCGCCGATCTGCTCGAGTCGGACTCGGTGGCGGTCGACCCGGTCGTACGGACCTCGCAGCACGCATGGGGCTCCATGCCGATGGGCACGCGGACGGATTGGCTCGGCGCAGTCGTGGGTATGCACGGACTCCGGATCGTGGACGGGTCGATCCTGCCGACCGGTGGCAGCAGCGGGCCGCACGCCACCATCATGATGGTCGCCTGCGCGATCGGCGATCGGTTGGCCCGAGCCTGA
- a CDS encoding PPOX class F420-dependent oxidoreductase yields the protein MASLDDPKIREFLTGGTKTGHLGYLAKDGRPLAAPIWFVLDGDRIAFNTGATTAKGRAIQRDPRVVLTVDLPEPPYAFVQIQGVVVIDEDLDEVRRIATLCGGRYMGPDRADEFGARNGVPGELAVWIDTTKVIAGLDVSG from the coding sequence ATGGCCTCTCTGGACGACCCGAAGATCCGCGAATTCCTGACCGGTGGCACCAAGACCGGGCACCTGGGGTACCTGGCCAAGGACGGTCGGCCGCTGGCCGCGCCGATCTGGTTCGTGCTCGACGGTGACCGCATCGCCTTCAACACGGGTGCCACCACCGCGAAAGGTCGCGCAATACAACGAGATCCGCGAGTCGTGCTGACCGTGGACCTACCGGAGCCGCCGTACGCCTTCGTCCAGATCCAGGGCGTGGTGGTGATCGATGAGGATCTCGACGAGGTGCGGAGGATCGCCACCCTGTGTGGCGGTCGCTACATGGGCCCCGACCGGGCGGACGAGTTCGGGGCGCGCAACGGCGTCCCCGGCGAGCTCGCGGTGTGGATCGACACGACAAAGGTGATCGCGGGGCTCGACGTCTCCGGCTGA
- a CDS encoding FadR/GntR family transcriptional regulator, with amino-acid sequence MSDLITPPPRTSELVVSRMQELIRTGDWPVGGRIPAEPALVTQFGVGRNTIREAVRALEHSGMLVPRRGDGTYVRSRNVLAAAIERCVPRSDVLELLGARRAVEVEAAAAAADCATTAQIEGLRSLLSATEGALEVGDHAAYTQSDIAFHAAVVAASGNGLLVELYGGIVEVMQRVHSAVLDASRADGVHPPGHSVVVDAIEAGDAAAARAAVHSYLDHARDGLT; translated from the coding sequence ATGTCGGATCTGATCACGCCACCTCCGCGTACCAGTGAACTCGTGGTGAGTCGCATGCAGGAACTCATCCGGACCGGCGACTGGCCGGTGGGTGGTCGCATCCCGGCGGAGCCCGCACTCGTCACCCAGTTCGGTGTGGGGCGCAACACGATTCGAGAAGCCGTACGCGCGTTGGAGCACTCCGGGATGCTGGTGCCGCGCCGCGGTGACGGTACCTACGTGCGTAGCCGCAACGTTCTGGCCGCAGCGATCGAGCGCTGCGTTCCGCGGTCGGACGTCCTGGAGCTGCTCGGTGCCCGTCGCGCCGTCGAGGTGGAGGCGGCGGCCGCCGCGGCGGACTGCGCGACGACGGCGCAGATCGAGGGTCTGCGCAGCCTGCTCAGTGCTACCGAGGGCGCTCTCGAGGTCGGCGACCACGCGGCATACACCCAGTCCGACATAGCATTTCACGCTGCGGTGGTCGCCGCGTCCGGGAACGGCCTGCTCGTCGAGCTGTACGGCGGGATCGTCGAGGTGATGCAGCGCGTGCACTCCGCGGTGCTCGATGCGAGCCGGGCCGACGGAGTGCATCCGCCGGGACATTCGGTGGTCGTCGACGCAATCGAGGCGGGTGACGCGGCTGCGGCCCGAGCGGCGGTCCACTCCTATCTCGACCATGCACGCGACGGCCTGACATGA
- a CDS encoding CynX/NimT family MFS transporter translates to MLVAANLRPPVVSVAPLVDDIMTDIGFSSAAAGLLTTLPVLFFGLSAPFAPRIGARFGIERTIFGSLIVLIAGMCLRYLPNTVTLLVGSAVIGAAIGVCNVVLPALIKRDFAHRSGLMTGLYSMTLSGGAAIAAALTIPIDERVDGNWRLTLTSWSLLAVVALVVWVPQLSRVHRVVVDHAPVSLWRNRIAWSVTVFMGAQSLIFYTFSAWLPQYLLDHGRTDGQAGAILAIGQVVALLSSLLIPIVAGRFADQRLITLSVVGVCAVGFIGLLATDQVVTLWVMLIMFGPGASISLALLFMVLRSPSTAVTGQVSGMAQSVGYAVAAFGPILIGALHDVTGSWNVAMAVLGLALLPQGLAALLAAKNVTMRV, encoded by the coding sequence ATGCTCGTCGCGGCGAATCTGCGTCCACCGGTGGTCTCGGTGGCCCCGCTGGTGGACGACATCATGACCGACATCGGATTCAGCAGTGCGGCAGCCGGTTTGCTGACGACGCTACCGGTGCTCTTCTTCGGGCTCAGTGCGCCGTTCGCGCCCCGGATCGGGGCCCGGTTCGGTATCGAGCGGACGATCTTCGGCTCATTGATCGTGTTGATCGCGGGGATGTGCCTCCGGTACCTGCCGAACACCGTGACGCTCCTCGTCGGTTCGGCGGTCATCGGCGCGGCGATCGGTGTCTGCAACGTGGTGTTGCCGGCATTGATCAAGCGTGACTTCGCGCATCGATCGGGCCTGATGACCGGGCTGTACTCGATGACCCTCTCCGGTGGTGCGGCGATCGCCGCGGCGCTGACGATTCCGATCGATGAGCGAGTCGACGGCAACTGGCGACTCACCCTGACTTCGTGGTCACTACTCGCGGTGGTGGCGCTGGTGGTCTGGGTGCCGCAGCTGTCGAGGGTGCATCGCGTGGTCGTCGACCACGCTCCGGTATCGCTGTGGCGCAATCGGATCGCATGGTCGGTGACCGTCTTCATGGGCGCCCAGTCGCTGATCTTCTACACCTTCAGCGCATGGCTGCCGCAATATCTGCTCGATCACGGGCGGACCGACGGGCAGGCGGGGGCGATCCTCGCGATCGGTCAAGTGGTCGCGTTGCTCTCATCGTTGCTGATCCCCATCGTCGCGGGGCGATTCGCCGACCAGCGGTTGATCACCCTGTCGGTGGTCGGTGTGTGCGCGGTCGGTTTCATCGGCCTGCTGGCGACCGATCAGGTCGTGACCCTGTGGGTCATGCTCATCATGTTCGGGCCTGGTGCCTCGATCAGCCTGGCGCTGCTGTTCATGGTGCTGCGCAGCCCGTCGACCGCGGTGACCGGCCAGGTGAGTGGCATGGCCCAATCGGTGGGTTACGCCGTCGCCGCGTTCGGTCCCATTCTCATCGGGGCGCTGCACGACGTCACGGGGTCCTGGAATGTGGCGATGGCGGTGCTGGGTCTGGCGTTGCTCCCGCAGGGACTGGCCGCCCTCCTGGCCGCGAAGAACGTCACGATGCGGGTGTGA
- a CDS encoding DUF222 domain-containing protein: MSGRAWSVASWWAAASPWPDLPAMFTGHVEVDEVGEADINDLIGSLVATQRGRSFLAWRDYQVAAELHSRLVRTESDPHDLLLVDGLAECAARIAITFGIGQGTAERLITEGLALRDRLPQVAQRLRDGRISAERVKSIIARTDLVDGHDCAAEVDADIAARLDLHQGAWSSERLRDMVDRIVYRHDPDAVRERRQTALDARGVHTQPLPDGMARYSATMSAENARLSDACVKALAETVCAHDARTAQQRRSDAAFALLTGTAFECECDGQDCTAVTPEQGAAPPTGSRVVVHVVVDESTLNGDADNAGHLAGHGVISGEHARDLAARPDAVIKPLVAKGTPENADGPFTLPAHLPSDPYRPSTALDTFVRIRDGSSVIPGSTVSAFDADLDHVGEFDHENPAQGGPTSPDNLNAKHRFGHLLKTFGKWVDDQFRDRHGDLRTEFITPEGLVIPGDPENLEVLFPGLRRIRFTGPPLGDAGPDAGDQPPPARRMSRVAAKHARRRQERERNRRRRESEGESHGGSDTGPES; the protein is encoded by the coding sequence GTGTCGGGTCGGGCGTGGTCGGTGGCGTCGTGGTGGGCAGCGGCTTCGCCGTGGCCGGATCTGCCTGCGATGTTCACCGGACACGTCGAGGTCGACGAGGTCGGCGAGGCCGACATCAATGATCTGATCGGCAGTCTCGTCGCCACCCAGCGGGGTCGCTCGTTTCTGGCGTGGCGCGACTATCAGGTGGCCGCCGAACTGCACTCGCGGTTGGTGCGCACCGAATCCGACCCGCACGATCTCTTGCTGGTCGATGGTCTTGCTGAATGTGCCGCCCGGATCGCGATCACCTTCGGGATCGGACAGGGCACAGCCGAACGACTGATCACCGAGGGTCTGGCCCTGCGCGACCGGCTTCCGCAGGTGGCGCAACGGTTGCGCGACGGTCGGATCTCGGCCGAGCGCGTGAAGTCGATCATCGCGCGCACCGACCTCGTCGACGGACATGACTGTGCCGCCGAGGTTGATGCCGACATCGCCGCCCGCCTGGACCTGCACCAGGGTGCGTGGTCCTCGGAGCGGTTGCGCGACATGGTCGATCGCATCGTCTACCGCCACGATCCCGATGCGGTACGCGAACGCCGTCAGACGGCCTTGGATGCCCGCGGTGTGCACACGCAGCCGCTGCCCGACGGCATGGCGAGGTATTCGGCGACCATGTCAGCGGAGAACGCGCGACTCTCGGATGCCTGCGTGAAGGCGCTGGCCGAAACGGTCTGTGCCCATGATGCGCGGACCGCGCAGCAACGCCGCTCGGATGCCGCGTTCGCCCTGTTGACCGGCACCGCGTTCGAATGTGAATGCGACGGCCAGGACTGCACCGCCGTCACCCCCGAGCAGGGCGCCGCGCCGCCGACCGGCAGCAGAGTCGTCGTCCACGTGGTGGTCGACGAATCCACCTTGAACGGCGACGCCGACAACGCCGGCCACCTCGCGGGACACGGCGTCATCTCCGGCGAACACGCCCGCGACCTCGCCGCGCGCCCCGACGCGGTGATCAAGCCGTTGGTGGCCAAGGGCACACCCGAGAACGCCGACGGCCCGTTCACCCTGCCCGCGCACCTGCCGTCGGATCCGTATCGGCCGAGCACCGCGTTGGACACGTTCGTGCGCATCCGGGACGGCTCCAGCGTCATCCCCGGCTCGACGGTTTCGGCATTCGACGCCGACCTCGACCACGTCGGCGAGTTCGACCACGAGAATCCCGCGCAGGGTGGCCCTACGTCGCCGGACAATCTCAACGCGAAGCACCGATTCGGGCACCTGCTCAAGACCTTCGGGAAGTGGGTCGATGATCAGTTTCGCGATCGCCACGGCGACCTGCGAACCGAATTCATCACCCCCGAGGGCCTGGTGATCCCCGGCGACCCGGAGAACCTCGAAGTCCTGTTCCCCGGCTTGCGGAGGATTCGATTCACCGGGCCGCCGCTCGGCGACGCCGGTCCCGACGCCGGCGACCAGCCACCTCCCGCCCGTCGCATGAGCCGGGTGGCGGCCAAACACGCTCGCCGACGCCAGGAACGCGAGCGGAATCGGCGACGTCGCGAATCGGAGGGCGAATCGCATGGGGGATCCGACACCGGCCCCGAGAGCTGA
- a CDS encoding aspartate/glutamate racemase family protein produces MRICVINPNTATAMTEVIAVAARSVARPDAEIVAVTSPMGPASIESHYDEALAVPGLLRAIDDHPDHDGYLIACFGDPGLDAAREIAVAPVLGIAEAAMHVAAPLGRGFSIVTTLDRTIGRAGDLVEHYGFARQCRGIHACDIPVLELETNPATADILEKACREALHADGSDAIVLGCAGMADLAHRISDAIGAPVIDGVAAGVGMLSSMAAMGLRTGTASGEFASPPTKIYSGPLEGFGRT; encoded by the coding sequence ATGCGCATCTGCGTCATCAATCCGAACACCGCGACGGCGATGACCGAGGTCATCGCCGTCGCGGCGCGTTCCGTTGCCCGACCCGACGCCGAGATCGTCGCTGTCACTTCACCGATGGGTCCGGCGTCCATCGAGAGTCACTACGACGAGGCGCTCGCCGTACCGGGTCTGCTGCGTGCCATCGACGACCATCCGGATCACGACGGCTACCTCATCGCGTGCTTCGGTGATCCCGGACTCGACGCCGCGCGTGAGATCGCGGTGGCCCCGGTGCTCGGCATCGCGGAGGCCGCCATGCATGTCGCGGCGCCCCTCGGTCGTGGCTTCTCGATCGTCACCACGTTGGACCGAACGATCGGGCGCGCAGGAGATCTGGTCGAGCACTATGGATTCGCCCGACAGTGCCGGGGTATCCATGCCTGCGACATCCCCGTGCTCGAACTCGAGACCAACCCGGCAACCGCGGACATCCTCGAGAAGGCCTGCCGCGAAGCGCTTCATGCCGACGGATCCGATGCCATCGTCCTCGGTTGTGCCGGGATGGCAGACCTCGCCCACCGCATCAGCGATGCGATCGGCGCCCCGGTTATCGACGGCGTCGCCGCCGGGGTCGGCATGCTGTCGTCGATGGCCGCGATGGGGCTGCGGACGGGCACGGCGTCCGGCGAGTTCGCCTCTCCCCCAACGAAGATCTACTCCGGTCCGCTGGAGGGTTTCGGACGGACGTGA
- a CDS encoding NCS1 family nucleobase:cation symporter-1 gives MSAPSADVATAHESAAGESVIKLGYHQNLTNSDLAPLKEQKWTWYNIFAFWMSDVHSVGGYVFAGSLFALGIAAWQVLVALLVGIVAVNILCNLVAKPSQLAGVPYPVTTRVAFGVKGANIAAIIRGLIAVVWYGIQTYLASVAFGLLALKFWPGLAPWGDVDQHGFLGLSTLGWAGFILMWILQAFVFWNGMDTIRKFIDFCGPAVYVVMIALAAYLIVKAGWSNVSFDLSEGPGLSGWSSVTQMISAFALVVSYFSGPMLNFGDFSRYGKSFAEVKKGNFWGLPVNFLFFSLLVVCTVSAGATVIGTDEDGSIITDPVHIVDRIDNTTAAVLGVLTFAIATIGINIVANFVSPAFDFSNVAPTKITWRTGGMIAAVGSVLITPWNLFNNPTAIHYTMDTLGAVIGPLFGILIIDFYVIKKQKIEVDDLFSMDAGKSYSYRNGWNPIAVIAVIVASILPISFVIWGTAYQASFTWFMGAAAGALIYWLGMKFAPASFIYTAGEEPAVLPTAKDGKLEPSAL, from the coding sequence ATGTCTGCACCTTCTGCCGACGTCGCGACAGCTCACGAGAGTGCTGCCGGCGAGAGCGTCATCAAACTGGGGTATCACCAGAACCTCACGAATTCCGATCTCGCGCCACTGAAGGAACAGAAGTGGACGTGGTACAACATCTTCGCCTTCTGGATGTCCGATGTGCACAGCGTCGGCGGATATGTCTTCGCCGGCAGCCTCTTCGCCCTGGGGATCGCCGCATGGCAGGTGTTGGTCGCGCTGTTGGTGGGCATCGTCGCCGTCAACATCCTGTGCAACCTGGTGGCCAAGCCGTCACAGTTGGCCGGTGTCCCCTACCCGGTCACCACGCGAGTCGCATTCGGCGTCAAGGGCGCCAATATCGCGGCCATCATCCGCGGCCTGATCGCGGTGGTCTGGTACGGCATCCAGACCTACCTGGCCTCAGTCGCTTTCGGTCTGCTCGCGCTGAAGTTCTGGCCCGGGCTGGCGCCGTGGGGCGACGTCGATCAGCACGGTTTCCTCGGTCTGAGCACTCTCGGGTGGGCCGGCTTCATCCTCATGTGGATCCTGCAGGCGTTCGTGTTCTGGAACGGCATGGACACGATCCGCAAGTTCATCGACTTCTGCGGTCCCGCTGTGTATGTCGTGATGATCGCGCTGGCCGCATACCTGATCGTCAAGGCCGGCTGGAGCAACGTCAGCTTTGATCTCTCCGAAGGTCCGGGGCTGTCGGGTTGGTCGTCGGTCACCCAGATGATCAGCGCGTTCGCCCTCGTGGTCTCGTATTTCTCCGGTCCGATGCTCAACTTCGGCGACTTCTCCCGCTACGGCAAGTCGTTCGCCGAGGTGAAGAAGGGCAATTTCTGGGGTCTGCCGGTCAACTTCCTGTTCTTCTCGCTGCTGGTGGTGTGCACGGTGTCCGCCGGTGCCACGGTGATCGGTACCGACGAGGACGGCAGCATCATCACCGATCCGGTGCACATCGTCGACCGGATCGACAACACCACCGCGGCCGTGCTCGGCGTGCTGACCTTCGCCATCGCCACCATCGGCATCAACATCGTGGCCAACTTCGTGTCGCCTGCCTTCGACTTCTCGAATGTTGCACCGACCAAGATCACCTGGCGCACCGGCGGCATGATCGCGGCGGTCGGCTCGGTGCTGATCACTCCGTGGAACCTGTTCAACAACCCGACCGCCATCCACTACACGATGGACACGCTGGGCGCGGTGATCGGTCCGCTGTTCGGCATCCTGATCATCGACTTCTACGTCATCAAGAAGCAGAAGATCGAGGTCGACGATCTGTTCAGCATGGACGCCGGGAAGTCGTACTCCTATCGGAACGGATGGAACCCGATCGCGGTGATCGCGGTGATCGTGGCGTCGATCCTGCCGATCAGCTTCGTCATCTGGGGCACCGCATATCAGGCCAGTTTCACCTGGTTCATGGGCGCGGCGGCCGGCGCCCTGATCTACTGGCTGGGCATGAAGTTCGCTCCCGCGAGCTTCATCTACACCGCCGGCGAGGAGCCGGCCGTGCTCCCCACGGCCAAGGACGGCAAGCTCGAGCCGTCCGCGCTCTGA